DNA sequence from the Parascardovia denticolens DSM 10105 = JCM 12538 genome:
CGCGCAGTTCACGACCGACCGGTCCGAAAATACGGGTCCCCTTAGGCTCACGCCCGCTGCCGAGGATGACCGCAGCGTTCTCATCGAACTTGATGTAAGAGCCGTCCTTACGACGGTGCTCTTTGACTGTACGGACGACGACAGCCTTGACGACGTCGCCCTTCTTGACCGATCCACCAGGAATTGCATCCTTGATGGAGGCGACGATGATGTCGCCGATACCGGCATAGCGTCGCTTCGAACCACCGAGCACTCGGATAGCCAAGATCTCCTTGGCACCCGTGTTGTCGGCGACATGAAGCCGTGATTCTGGTTGAATCATTGATTCTCCTTAGCCGAGCTGGTCCTCCCGGCACACCACAAGGGTGTGCCGGGAGCCTTGCCGAACTTATTTACTTAGCACGCTCGACGATAGCGTTGAGACGCCAACGCTTCGTCTTGCTCAAAGGCCGTGTCTCCATAATTGTAACAAAGTCACCGACATGTGCCTCGTTATTCTCATCATGGACCTTGACGTTGCGATTGCTACGCACGACCTTACCATACAGGGGGTGGGTGGAGCGCTGTTCCAGCGAAACGGTGATTGTCTTGTCCATGGAATCGGACACGACATAACCGCGGCGGACCTTGCGCTCGTTACGCTCAAGCTTTTCAGCCATGTTTACTTCTCAGCCTTTCCGCTTGTCTCTTCGGGAGCTGTGGTGATACCAAGCTCACGCTCGCGCAGAACGGTGTACATACGGGAAACGTCCGCCTTCACCGCCTTGATGCGAGAATTGTTCTCGAGCTGGCTGGTTGCCTTCTGGAAGCGCAGGTTGAAGAGCTCTTCCTTGGACTTCTTGATGAGGTCCTCAATCTCGGCATCAGTCTTCTCGTTGAGATTCTTGATACTGTAATCTGGAGTACCGATAGTCATTAGTTGTTACCGCCTTCACGCGCGATGATCCTGCACTTCATGGGGAGCTTGTCGATCGCTCGACGAAGGGCCTCACGTGCGACATCTTCCGAGACACCGGAGATTTCAAACATAACACGTCCAGGATGCACATTGGCGATCCAGAACTCGGGAGCGCCCTTACCGGAACCCATACGGGAACCCAGGGGGTGCTTGGTCAGGGGACGGTCGGGGAAGATGGTGATCCACACGCGACCGCCGCGCTTGATGTAACGGGTCATGGCGATACGGGCGGCCTCGATCTGACGGTTGGTCACGTAGGCAGGCGCTAGGGCCTGGATGCCGAAATCACCGAAATTGATCTCATTGCCGCCTTTGGACATGCCGCGGCGGGCAGGACGCTGCTGCTTGCGGTACTTGACACGCTTTGGAATAAGCATCCGTTTACTCCTTTACTTCTGCTTGTTCAGCCGCTGGAGCTGGTTCGGCGGTCTCAGCCTGAGCCGGGGCCGGAGCGGCCTGCTGCTGGGGCTGGGCGCCGCCGCGGTTGCCACGACGGGGACGGTTGCCACGACGGGGACGGTTGTTCTGGGAAGCCTGCTGCTCCTCGAACTCGCGCTCGGTCATGTCGCCCTTATAGATCCAGACCTTGACGCCGATGCGGCCGTAAGTGGTCTTGGCCTCGAAGAAGCCGTAATCGATGAGGGCGCGCAGGGTCTGCAGAGGCACGCGGCCTTCACGGTAGAACTCGGACCGGCTCATCTCGGCGCCGCCGAGGCGACCGGAGAGCTTGATTCGAATGCCGTGGGCGCCGGCGCGCATGGCATCCTGCTGGGCCTTGCGCATGGCGCGACGGAAGGTGACGCGGTTGGTCAGCTGCTCGGCGATACTCTGAGCGACCAGCTGGGCGTCCAAAGCGGCGTTCTTCACTTCGAAGATGTTGAGCTGGACCTGCTTGCCGGTGATCTTCTCGAGCTTGGCGCGAACGCGGTCAGCCTCGGCCCCGCGGCGACCGATGACGATGCCGGGGCGGGCGGTGTGGATATCCACGCGGACGCGGTCACGGGTACGCTCGATGACGATGCGGGAGACGCCCGCGCGTTCGAGGTCCTTTTCCATCTCCTTGCGGATCTTGTCATCCTCGAGGACGAAGTCGCGGTAACGCTCCCCCACCTTGGTGGAGTCGGAGAACCACTTGCTGCGATGATATTCGGTTACGCCGAGGCGGTAGCCGAAGGGGTTAACTTTTTGTCCCATTTAACGGGCTCCTTCCTTGTCGGCGACGACCACGGTGATGTGGCTGGTCCGCTTGTTGATACGGCCGGCGCGTCCCTGGGCGCGAGCACGGAAACGCTTCAAAGTCACGCCTTCATCAACGTAGGTTTCCTTGACAACAAGCTCATTCTCACGGAATGGGGCGTTCTCCTTGTCGGCCAGCACGCGGGCGTTGGCCACGGCGCTTTCCAAGGTCTTGCGGACCGGGACGGCCGCAGCCTGAGGAGCGAACTTCAGGATGGTGATGGCTTCGGTCGCCTTCTTGCCTCGGATGAGGTCAACCATGCGGCGAGCCTTGCGTGGCGTCACGCGTACGTGACGGGCGATTGCTTTAGCTTCCATATGACTTAACTCTTCCTGCCTTAACGGCGTGCCTTCTTGTCGTCCTTCACATGGCCGCGGAAAGTACGCGTGGGAGCGAACTCGCCGAGCTTGTGACCGACCATTGCTTCTGTTACAAATACTGGGACATGAGTGCGCCCATTGTGCACGGCGAACGTGTGACCAATGAAATCGGGCGTGATCATGGAACGACGGGACCAGGTCTTGATGACGTCATGGGTTCCCCTTTCGTTCTGGACGTCGACCTTTTTCTGCAAGTGGGCGTCGACGAAGGGGCCCTTCTTGATGCTACGAGTCATATCTTACGACACTTCCTTACTTGCGATGCTTACCGGATGGACGGCGACGGACAATCATCTTGTTCGAAGCCTTCTTAGGATGACGGGTACGGACCTCGCCTTTGCCCCACGGGGACACAGGCGGCTTACCACCGCGGGTACGACCACCATGAGGATGGTCCACAGGGTTCATGGACTCACCACGGGTGATGGGTCGCTTGCCGATCCAACGGGCGCGGCCGGCCTTACCCAGCTCGATGTTGGCGTGTTCGGAGTTGCCGACCTCGCCAACGGTCGCGCGGCAGCGGGCGTCCACGTTGCGGATCTCGCCGGAAGGCATGCGGAGCTGCGCGTACGCGCCGTCCTTGGCGACCAGCTGCACGGCAGCGCCTGCGGAACGGGCGATCTTGGCACCGCCCAGAGGACGCAGTTCGATGGCGTGCACGATGGTACCAGTGGGGATGTTACGCAGAGGCAGGTTGTTGCCTGGCTTGATGTCCGCGTTCTCACCGGTCTCGATGGGGTCGCCCTGCTTGATTCCCTCCGGGGCGATGATGTAGCGCTTCTCGCCGTCTGCGTAAGTGAGCAGGGCGATACGGGCGGAACGGTTGGGATCGTACTCGATCTCAGAAACCTTGGCTGGCACGCCATCCTTGTCCCAACGCTTGAAATCGATGAGACGGTACTGACGCTTGTGCCCGCCGCCGCGATGACGGCTGGTCACGCGACCGTAAGAGTTACGGCCGCCAGTCTTGCTGAGTTTACGAAGCAAGGACTTCTCAGGAGTGGAACGGGTGATCTCCGAGAAATCGGAGACGGAGGCGTTGCGGCGTCCTGGAGTCGTCGGCTTATATTGACGGATAGCCATAATTTAGTACCTAACTTTCTCGGCTAACCTTTAGTTACCGAAGATATCGATCGTCTGGCCCTGGGCCACGGTCACGATCGCCCGCTTCTGGGCGGCGCGGTGGCCAAGACCGGTGCGGGTGCGCTGGGTCTTGCCCTGACGATGAAGAGTGTTGACGTTTGTTACCTTGACCTTGAAGATCTCCTCGATGGCGCGCTTGATCTCGATCTTGTGGGCGTCAGGAGCAACCACGAAGGTGTACTGGCCGCGATCGGAGTTGGCGTAGCTCTTTTCGGAGACGACAGGGCGAAGGATGATGTCATGTGCAGTTTTACGGGTTACGGCCATTGTTAAGCCTCCTTGACTGACTCGTCGCCAGCGACGAAGGCTTCGAGGCCTTCCTTGGTGAAGACCACGTCTTCAGCGGTGACGACATCGTAGGTGTTGAGCTGATCGGCGAAAAGCACATGCACGGTCGGCAGGTTACGCACGGACAGCCACTCGTTGATGTTGTCGCGGGACACCACGATGGTGGCGAAGCGGGATTCAACCACGGGCTGCAAGGCGGCGACGGCTGCCTTGGTGGAAGGTTTGTCGGAGATGGCGAAGTCGACCACATGCACGCGACCGGCGTTGAAGCGGTCGGAAAGCACATAATTCAGGGCCGCCAGCTTCATCTTCCTAGGAGTGCGCTGGGAGTAATCACGAGGCACGGGACCGTGGACCACGGCACCGCCAGCGAACTGGGGAGCGCGAATGGAGCCTTGACGGGCACGACCGGTGCCCTTCTGCTTCCATGGCTTCTTGCCGCCGCCGGAAATCCGGGCGCGGTTCTTGACGGCGTGGGTACCTTGGCGGGCAGCGGCCAGCTGAGCGATGACCACCTGGTGGACCAAGGGGACATGCTTGACCACGTCTTCCTGAGCGATGCCGAAGACCTCGGAAGGAGCCTCGACCTGGCCGGAAGCCTTGCCGTTAGCGGAAGTGACCTTCAAAGAAATGTTTGCCATGGTACTACTTTGCTCCCTTCACAGCGGAACGGACGAGAACGATGGCTCCCTTAGGCCCGGGGATGGCGCCCTTGATGGCGATCAGGCCATTCTCGACATCCGCGGAGACGACGGTCAAACCCTGGGTGGTGTGGGTCACATGACCCATGCGGCCGGCCATGCGCTTGCCCTTGAGCACGCGGCTGGGGGTGGCGCAAGCGCCGATGGAACCAGGGCGGCGTTCGTTTTTGTGAGAACCGTGGGTGCGGCGGTAGGACTTGAAGCCCCAACGCTTGATGGTGCCGGCGAAGCCCTTGCCCTTGGTGGTGCCGGTGACGTCCACCTGATCCCCATCGGAGAAGGTGTCGGCTGCCAGTTCCTGACCGGGCTGATAGCTACCGGCGTCCTCGGTGCGCACCTCGACCAGGTGACGGCGAGGAGTCACGCCGGCCTTGGCGAAGTGACCAGCCAGAGGCTTGGTGACCTTGGTGGGGTCGATGGCCCCATAACCAAGCTGAACGGCCTTGTAACCGTCGCGGTCTTCGCTCTTGACGGCGGTGACCACGTTGGTGGAGACGTCCACCAGGGTGACGGGGACGAAGAACCCGTTCTCATCCCAGATCTGTGACATGCCGAGCTTCTTGCCGACAAGCGCAGTGCGATTGATATTCGATGTCATTCTTCCTCCTCCCCTACAGCTTGATCTCGATGTTGACGTCCGCAGGCAGATCAAGACGCATCAGGGAATCGACCGCCTTGGGGGTCGGGTCCACGATGTCGATGAGGCGCTTATGGGTGCGCATCTCGAAATGCTCGCGAGAATCCTTGTACTTATGAGGAGAACGGATAACAACGAAGACGTTCTTCTCAGTAGGAAGAGGAACGGGGCCAACCACGGTTGCGCCTGCGTTCGTGACCGTTTCGACAATCTTCTTTGCCGACTGGTCAATGACCTCATGGTCATAGGACTTTAGCCTGATGCGGATTTTCTGTCCCGCCATTGCTGTCTGCCCTTTCTGCGATTCGTTACATTACCGACCTGTTATTGGGCACTTCAGCACACTCTCCCCCGAAACACCGGGAGGCGAGACCACATCAGTGCGCAGCTCGCAAGTCTTCCTTGCGTCTACGCTCGCTATTCATAATTCAAATATACGAGCCTTGAACAGGCAACTCGTCCATTTAAACACAGCCCCTGGCCAAAGTCAGAAGGCGTGTTTCCCCTTCATCCTTCCGTCCCTCCACGCGCCCGCCGACCTCCACGGCAACGGCACATGGCGTTCATATCCTTCCTGGCAATCGAGGCGCTCGCATATCTCCCGGAGTTCGCGGCAATCCTGGCGCTCAACCAGCGGGGTCAAAGATCGTCTTGGTCCCATGCGGGACGGTCGATACCAGGACGCCGCTTCGGGAATAGTAGGTGAGGGTGCAGGCGGCCGGCCCGAACTCCAGAGTGTACCACCGCTTACGATCCACGGAGTCCACCGTCACCTTGATCTCTTTCTTCGTCTTGAGGTCCTTATAGATGAGGATCAGATCGCCTGGCTCCTTCTCATGCGTATCCGTCTTGGCCTCGATGAGGACCGCCTCCGTGGTCACCGGCCCCAGAACGAGGTCATTGATGGCATGGGATAAGGTGACGAATCCGAAAGCGCCAAGCGCGACCATAGCCACTCATAGCCACTATGGCGACGATATCCGCCAGCGCCTTCCAGACGCCGCTGCCGCTTTTCCATCCGCCGGACCGCCCCCCGTTTTTTCCCCTGCGGAGGCGATCGGGGACGTTCAGCCTGAGGATGACGATGAGGACCGTTACCCCCAAACCGAAGAAGAAGAGGCCGCCCAGACCTTTGCGGATCAAACCGACCAGGCCGATGGACGACATGAAGAAATAGGCCAGGACGAAGCCGAAGATGGCCAGGACGTAGAGGCCAAGATCCAGTAGGGCCAGGAGCCCGGAATCTTTCGGGTCCCCTTCGCCGGCGGAGAGGAAGGGGACGACGATTGCGGGGTCCGGCCGGAAAGATCAGGGGACAAAGCCTGAGGGGTGTCGAAAGGTTTCTGGTCATCTGCGGCCATGGCGTTCTCCAGTCTTCCGTGACGCGATCTGTCTTTCCTTCCATGATACCCGCCTGACCGGTACAGGAAAAGACGACAGTCAGGAGGCGAAGAGAGGAAGATGGACGAGGAAGACGAAGAAGAAGACGGAAGGCGATCCAAGAGGGCAAAGAAAGACCCCGCCCCCGCAGGATCCCTTCAAGAAGAAGGTCACATGCGAGGCGGGGCCAGTCAGCCAAACCTATCCGATCCAGGCCCGCGGTGCCTAAGCGACAGACGCAGGCTGGGTCTTGGCCTCACGTTCCTGACGAAGCTTGTGGCCTTCCGCCTGGGAGACACCGTAGTAAGCGGCGATGGCGATATCCTTCATATCCTCGATCATGGGGATGCGGGGGTTGGCCGGGGTGCACTGGTCCTCATAGGCGCGCATGCCGATGCGGTCCAGCTGCTCCCAGAAGTAGTCCTCATCCACGCCGGCGGCTTGGAAGCTCTTGTCCATGCCCAAACGGTTGTCTCGGTAATCCTCGATCCCGCGGGCCAGGGACTCCACTCCCTCTTCAGGGGTGTCGGCCTTGAGGCCCAGGTACTGGGCGACCTGCTGATAACGCTGGGGAGCCACGTACTTGTTGTACTTCGGCCACGAAGTCGGTTCATCCGGAATCTGCCCGTTGTAACGGATCACATAAGGCAGGAGGATGGAATTGGTACGGCCGTGAGCCACGTGGCAGACGGCCCCGATGGTGTGAGCCATGGAGTGGCACATGCCCAGGAAGGCAGAGCCGAAGGCCATGCCGGCCATGGTCGCCGCGTTGTGCACATGCTCTTCGGCCATGGTGGCGTTCGGCCCCTTGTTGACCGACTCATCCAGGTTGTCCCAGAGGAGCTTCATGCCGTGCAAGGCCATGGCATCGGTGAAATCGTTGGCGTAGCAGGAAACGAAAGCCTCCAGGCAGTGGGTCATGGCGTCTATGCCGGAGTCGCAGGCCACCTTGCGGGGCTGGGTACGGGCCAGCTCGGGGTCAATCACTGCCACGGAAGGGGTCAAGGCGTAATCGGTGATGGGGTACTTGAAGCCGGTATCCTTGTCGGTGATGACCGCGTAAGGGGTGACTTCAGACCCGGTGCCGGAAGTGGTGGGGATGCAGACCAGCTTGGCCTTGTGCCCCAGCTCGGGCAGGCGGAAGGCGCGTTTGCGGATATCGAAGAACTTCTCCTTGATGTCGCGGAATTCGATTTCCGGATGCTCGTAAAGGAGCCACATGATTTTGGCCGCGTCCATGGGGGAACCGCCGCCGACGGCGATGATGGTATCGGGCTGGAAGTCCTCCCTCATCATGGTGGCGCCGCGTTCCACGGTCTGCACCGAAGGCTCGGGCTCCACATAGTCGATGATGCGCCACTCCACCTTGTTCTGACGGAGCTGGAGCTGACGGATGGTCTTGTCGATGACCCCCAGCTGCAGCATGGTCTTATCGCAGACGAAGCAGACCCGGTTGACCCCGACCATATCGCGCAGATACCGGATGGCGTTCGGCTCGAAATAGGTCTTGGGCGGGATCTTAAACCACTGCATATTGTTGTTCCTTCGTGCGATGCGCTTGATATTGATCAGATTGACGGCCTGGACGTTCCCGGAGATGGAGTTGCCGCCATAAGAGCCGCAGCCCAGGGTCAGGGAAGGAGCGATGGCGTTGTAGATGTCGCCGATGCCGCCCAGGGACGAAGGGGAGTTCCAGATGATGCGGCAGGCGTGCATGCGCAGGCCGTATTCGCGCACCAGGTCCTCGTTGTTGGTGTGGATGGCGGCCGTGTGCCCTTCGCCGAACCGCAGCATCTGCTCGCACAGGTCGAAGGCCTGGTCCTTGTCCTTGGCCTTGAGGATCGCATGCACTGGGCTCAGCTTCTCCAGGGTCAGGGGCTCCTTGGGGCCGACTTCCTTGCATTCGGCGATGATGATGGTGGCGTCATCCGGAATCTCGAAACCGGCCTCGTGAGCGATCCACTGGGGGGATTTGCCCGGGACGATGGAATTCAGACGGGGGGCGGGAGCTCCTTCGGCCGGGTAGGCGGCGACGCCGAACATGTATTGTTCCAGCTTGGCCTTCTCCTCCCCCTCGACGAAGTAGGCCTTGCGGCGCTTGAGTTCTTTGATCAACGAAGAGTAGATGCTCTTGTGGGCGATGATCCCCTGCTCGGTGGCGCAGATCATGCCGTAATCGAAATGCTTGGACAGGACCAGGTCGTTCGCCGCCCGTTCGATGTCGACATCCTCATCCACATAGGCGGGGGCGTTTCCGGGGCCGACGCCCAAGGCTGGCTTGCCGGACGTATAGGCCGCCTGGACCATGCCAGGGCCGCCGGTGGCCAGGATGGTCGCCACACGGGGGTGCTTCATGAGGGCGCCGGTCGCCTCGATGGAAGGATGCTCGATCCACTGGATGCAGTTCTTGGGCGCCCCGGCTTCAATGGCCGCATCCCGCACGATGCGGGCCGCTTCGGCCGAGCACTTCTGGGCGAAGGGGTGGAAGCCGAAGACGATGGGGCACCGGGTCTTCAAGGCAATCAGGCACTTGAAGATCGTGGTGGAAGTGGGGTTGGTCACGGGGGTGACGCCGGCGACGACGCCGACCGGCTCGGCCACTTCGGTGATGCCGTCGACTTCGTTCTCGCTGATCACACCCACCGTGCGCTGGTTCATCATGTGATGGGTCACATGCTCGCAGGCGAAGATGTTCTTGGTCGCCTTGTCCTCCACCAGGCCTCGGCTGGTTTCCTCCACGGCCATCTTGGCCAAGGTCAGATGCTCATGCAGGGCGGCCAGGGAGGCCTTCCCCACGATGTAATCGATTTTCTCCTGGTCGTAGGATCCGTACTGGTCCAAAGCCGCCAAGGCCTTGGAGACCAGGTCGTCCACTTCCTTTTCCGCTTCCAGGACTTTTGCGTTGTCTTTTGTAGCCACAAGGGCTCCTTTCTTATACGTCCTCAACACGTCTGTTGCGAAGGAATGCCAAGAACGTTGAAACTACGGTATTTCTGTTCTTGATGGGCATCGCTGCCCATAACCCCTAATATGAATTACATCACATTCCACAGATATCATTCGGCCTTTGTGTCTTTGATCGTTTTGCGGCGTCTTGGAACTCATCATGAGATTCGCCGTACACTCAAACGGATATACAAGACATACAAAAAGACCCCGTGGCTAAAACCATGGGGCCCTCCCGTCGTAAAGGCGGAAACGCGAGGCGAAAGCCTTAACGCTTGGAGTACTGAGAAGCCTTGCGAGCCTTGTGCAGACCGGCCTTCTTGCGCTCGACGACGCGGGCGTCGCGGGTCAGGAAGCCAGCTTTCTTCAAAGCGTGGCGGTTGGCGTCGCGGTCGATCGCGTTCAAAGCGCGGGCCACGCCCAAACGGACGGCCCCGGCCTGACCGGTCACGCCGCCGCCATCAACGCGCACCTTGACGTCGAACTTGCCTTCGAGCTTCAGAAGCACGATGGGCGAGTTGACCTCGCGCTGCTGCAGGCGGCTGGGGAAGTACTCTTCCAGAGTGCGGCCGTTGATGGTCCACTTGCCGGTGCCGGGAACCAGACGCACGCGGGCGACGGCTTCCTTACGACGGCCAGTGCCATAACCAGGGGCGATGGCGGAAGCGCCGGTACCGGCACCCTGATTGGTCTCAGAAGTATAAACGGTGGTTTCCTCGGCTTCGGCAACCGTGGAGTTTTCTTGATCAGCCATGAGTTGATTCTCCTTTCGGTTTCCTACTTAGCCTGCTGGGAGACCTGATCGATCTCGTAGGCTACTGGCTTGTTGGGTGTATGAGGATGCTCTTCGCCACGATAGACGTGCAGACGGGTCAGCTGCTTACGGCTGAGCTTGTTCTTAGGCATCATGCCCTTGACGGCGGCGGTGACGATCCGCTCCGGGTTGCTCTTGAGCAGCTCGGCGTAGGAATCGGCGCGCAGGCCTGAAGGGAAGCCGGAATGATGATAGAGATTCTTGTCGAGCTTGTTGCGGCTCAAAGAGATCTTATCGGCATTGAGGACGATGACATGATTGCCCGCATCCGCATGAGGAGCGAAAGAAGGCTTGTTCTTGCCACGCAGCAGGTTCGCCACTGCCACGGAAAGACGGCCCAGGACCACATCGGTGGCGTCGACGACGTACCACTCATGGCTCAGATCGTTTGGCTTTGGTGAAAATGTTTTCACTGTATTGACCTTTTCTTGTATTGTGTTCCAGACGCGCGCCGAGAATCCGGGCGGTCCGGCCGTGGTTAAAAGCCGGCGAACGCCCTGTTTCCAGGCATACGTCACTTACTGTGGGCTCCCTGAAAGTCCTTATGCGAGTGGGAAGCGCTTTGAAAGACCCCTGAGGGA
Encoded proteins:
- the rplN gene encoding 50S ribosomal protein L14, which gives rise to MIQPESRLHVADNTGAKEILAIRVLGGSKRRYAGIGDIIVASIKDAIPGGSVKKGDVVKAVVVRTVKEHRRKDGSYIKFDENAAVILGSGREPKGTRIFGPVGRELRDKRFMKIVSLAPEVI
- the rpsQ gene encoding 30S ribosomal protein S17, which gives rise to MAEKLERNERKVRRGYVVSDSMDKTITVSLEQRSTHPLYGKVVRSNRNVKVHDENNEAHVGDFVTIMETRPLSKTKRWRLNAIVERAK
- the rpmC gene encoding 50S ribosomal protein L29, coding for MTIGTPDYSIKNLNEKTDAEIEDLIKKSKEELFNLRFQKATSQLENNSRIKAVKADVSRMYTVLRERELGITTAPEETSGKAEK
- the rplP gene encoding 50S ribosomal protein L16, which encodes MLIPKRVKYRKQQRPARRGMSKGGNEINFGDFGIQALAPAYVTNRQIEAARIAMTRYIKRGGRVWITIFPDRPLTKHPLGSRMGSGKGAPEFWIANVHPGRVMFEISGVSEDVAREALRRAIDKLPMKCRIIAREGGNN
- the rpsC gene encoding 30S ribosomal protein S3: MGQKVNPFGYRLGVTEYHRSKWFSDSTKVGERYRDFVLEDDKIRKEMEKDLERAGVSRIVIERTRDRVRVDIHTARPGIVIGRRGAEADRVRAKLEKITGKQVQLNIFEVKNAALDAQLVAQSIAEQLTNRVTFRRAMRKAQQDAMRAGAHGIRIKLSGRLGGAEMSRSEFYREGRVPLQTLRALIDYGFFEAKTTYGRIGVKVWIYKGDMTEREFEEQQASQNNRPRRGNRPRRGNRGGAQPQQQAAPAPAQAETAEPAPAAEQAEVKE
- the rplV gene encoding 50S ribosomal protein L22 produces the protein MEAKAIARHVRVTPRKARRMVDLIRGKKATEAITILKFAPQAAAVPVRKTLESAVANARVLADKENAPFRENELVVKETYVDEGVTLKRFRARAQGRAGRINKRTSHITVVVADKEGAR
- the rpsS gene encoding 30S ribosomal protein S19, whose protein sequence is MTRSIKKGPFVDAHLQKKVDVQNERGTHDVIKTWSRRSMITPDFIGHTFAVHNGRTHVPVFVTEAMVGHKLGEFAPTRTFRGHVKDDKKARR
- the rplB gene encoding 50S ribosomal protein L2, with amino-acid sequence MAIRQYKPTTPGRRNASVSDFSEITRSTPEKSLLRKLSKTGGRNSYGRVTSRHRGGGHKRQYRLIDFKRWDKDGVPAKVSEIEYDPNRSARIALLTYADGEKRYIIAPEGIKQGDPIETGENADIKPGNNLPLRNIPTGTIVHAIELRPLGGAKIARSAGAAVQLVAKDGAYAQLRMPSGEIRNVDARCRATVGEVGNSEHANIELGKAGRARWIGKRPITRGESMNPVDHPHGGRTRGGKPPVSPWGKGEVRTRHPKKASNKMIVRRRPSGKHRK
- the rplW gene encoding 50S ribosomal protein L23; translated protein: MAVTRKTAHDIILRPVVSEKSYANSDRGQYTFVVAPDAHKIEIKRAIEEIFKVKVTNVNTLHRQGKTQRTRTGLGHRAAQKRAIVTVAQGQTIDIFGN
- the rplD gene encoding 50S ribosomal protein L4 yields the protein MANISLKVTSANGKASGQVEAPSEVFGIAQEDVVKHVPLVHQVVIAQLAAARQGTHAVKNRARISGGGKKPWKQKGTGRARQGSIRAPQFAGGAVVHGPVPRDYSQRTPRKMKLAALNYVLSDRFNAGRVHVVDFAISDKPSTKAAVAALQPVVESRFATIVVSRDNINEWLSVRNLPTVHVLFADQLNTYDVVTAEDVVFTKEGLEAFVAGDESVKEA
- the rplC gene encoding 50S ribosomal protein L3, with product MTSNINRTALVGKKLGMSQIWDENGFFVPVTLVDVSTNVVTAVKSEDRDGYKAVQLGYGAIDPTKVTKPLAGHFAKAGVTPRRHLVEVRTEDAGSYQPGQELAADTFSDGDQVDVTGTTKGKGFAGTIKRWGFKSYRRTHGSHKNERRPGSIGACATPSRVLKGKRMAGRMGHVTHTTQGLTVVSADVENGLIAIKGAIPGPKGAIVLVRSAVKGAK
- the rpsJ gene encoding 30S ribosomal protein S10 — its product is MAGQKIRIRLKSYDHEVIDQSAKKIVETVTNAGATVVGPVPLPTEKNVFVVIRSPHKYKDSREHFEMRTHKRLIDIVDPTPKAVDSLMRLDLPADVNIEIKL
- the adhE gene encoding bifunctional acetaldehyde-CoA/alcohol dehydrogenase, which translates into the protein MATKDNAKVLEAEKEVDDLVSKALAALDQYGSYDQEKIDYIVGKASLAALHEHLTLAKMAVEETSRGLVEDKATKNIFACEHVTHHMMNQRTVGVISENEVDGITEVAEPVGVVAGVTPVTNPTSTTIFKCLIALKTRCPIVFGFHPFAQKCSAEAARIVRDAAIEAGAPKNCIQWIEHPSIEATGALMKHPRVATILATGGPGMVQAAYTSGKPALGVGPGNAPAYVDEDVDIERAANDLVLSKHFDYGMICATEQGIIAHKSIYSSLIKELKRRKAYFVEGEEKAKLEQYMFGVAAYPAEGAPAPRLNSIVPGKSPQWIAHEAGFEIPDDATIIIAECKEVGPKEPLTLEKLSPVHAILKAKDKDQAFDLCEQMLRFGEGHTAAIHTNNEDLVREYGLRMHACRIIWNSPSSLGGIGDIYNAIAPSLTLGCGSYGGNSISGNVQAVNLINIKRIARRNNNMQWFKIPPKTYFEPNAIRYLRDMVGVNRVCFVCDKTMLQLGVIDKTIRQLQLRQNKVEWRIIDYVEPEPSVQTVERGATMMREDFQPDTIIAVGGGSPMDAAKIMWLLYEHPEIEFRDIKEKFFDIRKRAFRLPELGHKAKLVCIPTTSGTGSEVTPYAVITDKDTGFKYPITDYALTPSVAVIDPELARTQPRKVACDSGIDAMTHCLEAFVSCYANDFTDAMALHGMKLLWDNLDESVNKGPNATMAEEHVHNAATMAGMAFGSAFLGMCHSMAHTIGAVCHVAHGRTNSILLPYVIRYNGQIPDEPTSWPKYNKYVAPQRYQQVAQYLGLKADTPEEGVESLARGIEDYRDNRLGMDKSFQAAGVDEDYFWEQLDRIGMRAYEDQCTPANPRIPMIEDMKDIAIAAYYGVSQAEGHKLRQEREAKTQPASVA
- the rpsI gene encoding 30S ribosomal protein S9 gives rise to the protein MADQENSTVAEAEETTVYTSETNQGAGTGASAIAPGYGTGRRKEAVARVRLVPGTGKWTINGRTLEEYFPSRLQQREVNSPIVLLKLEGKFDVKVRVDGGGVTGQAGAVRLGVARALNAIDRDANRHALKKAGFLTRDARVVERKKAGLHKARKASQYSKR
- the rplM gene encoding 50S ribosomal protein L13, whose amino-acid sequence is MKTFSPKPNDLSHEWYVVDATDVVLGRLSVAVANLLRGKNKPSFAPHADAGNHVIVLNADKISLSRNKLDKNLYHHSGFPSGLRADSYAELLKSNPERIVTAAVKGMMPKNKLSRKQLTRLHVYRGEEHPHTPNKPVAYEIDQVSQQAK